In Paenibacillus sp. 1781tsa1, one DNA window encodes the following:
- a CDS encoding beta-glucoside-specific PTS transporter subunit IIABC, with amino-acid sequence MSHEKLAKEIVELVGGEKNVESLVHCATRLRFVLKDDAKADKTKLEKIEGIIAVKENGGQFQVVVGNKVPEVYSAIGQISNILDDSSNKEKPSKKAKGLGGIIDIISSIFAPLLGVMAGAGILKGLLLIASNIGWLETTETTYTILYAAADSLFYFLPLLLAVTTARKFQGNMFVAMTIAGALIYPSIVTLKAEGTPTDFFGIPVILMNYSSTVIPIILAVIVMSKLEKLFNKTLHDSVKNFVTPLFLLVIMVPLTLLVFGPFGVYVGNGIAAGLVAAFGFSPLLAGAVMGASWQLLVIFGIHWGLIPVFINNVAVYGQDGVKPAATASIFAQTGAAFGVMLKTKNKKLKTLAGSSTLTALFGITEPAIYGVTLPLKRPFIAGVIGGAVGGAIIGQAGTLAFASGAPGLLTLPIFYGPGGQGFPGLILGIVVSFVVSAVLTYIMGFKDPVEEEETKSDSTSSAQQPARTMNASDEEVFSPIQGTIVELSEVPDPAFASGAMGKGIAIEPAVGRVVAPFDGTVTVAFKKKHALAVVSDTGAEILVHVGVDTVKLDGQHFVSHIKEGDRVQAGDLLLEFDIAQIKAAGYHTVTPIIVTNSANYEEVIPQATGQVDSQELLLKLNSGKGE; translated from the coding sequence GGCAGACAAAACCAAACTGGAGAAAATCGAAGGCATCATTGCAGTCAAAGAAAATGGAGGACAGTTCCAGGTTGTTGTTGGTAACAAGGTACCTGAAGTCTATAGTGCCATTGGACAGATCAGTAACATTCTGGATGATTCGTCAAACAAAGAAAAACCGAGCAAAAAAGCCAAGGGGCTTGGCGGTATCATTGATATCATTTCCAGCATTTTTGCTCCACTTCTGGGTGTTATGGCGGGAGCCGGTATTCTAAAAGGGTTATTGTTGATCGCAAGCAATATCGGATGGCTGGAAACGACAGAAACAACATATACGATCCTGTATGCAGCAGCAGATAGTCTCTTCTACTTCCTGCCTCTGTTGTTAGCGGTTACAACAGCGCGTAAATTCCAGGGTAATATGTTTGTAGCGATGACGATTGCGGGAGCACTGATCTATCCATCCATCGTCACGTTGAAAGCAGAGGGAACACCAACGGATTTCTTCGGTATCCCCGTCATTCTGATGAACTATTCATCGACGGTCATTCCTATCATTTTAGCTGTCATTGTCATGAGCAAATTGGAAAAGCTCTTTAATAAAACACTTCACGATAGCGTGAAAAACTTTGTTACACCATTATTTTTGCTAGTCATTATGGTACCGCTGACACTGTTGGTATTCGGACCATTTGGCGTATACGTTGGTAATGGAATTGCAGCAGGACTCGTTGCCGCATTTGGATTCAGCCCATTGCTCGCTGGAGCTGTTATGGGTGCAAGCTGGCAGCTACTCGTTATCTTCGGAATACACTGGGGTCTTATTCCAGTATTTATCAACAACGTTGCAGTGTATGGACAGGATGGTGTTAAACCGGCTGCGACAGCTTCGATCTTTGCACAAACGGGTGCAGCTTTTGGGGTTATGTTGAAAACCAAGAACAAAAAGCTGAAAACGCTGGCTGGATCATCCACGTTGACCGCATTATTCGGTATTACGGAACCCGCTATCTATGGGGTAACATTACCACTGAAACGTCCATTCATTGCAGGAGTTATCGGTGGTGCAGTTGGTGGAGCTATCATTGGACAAGCGGGCACATTGGCATTCGCGTCTGGCGCACCAGGGTTGCTGACCTTGCCAATCTTCTACGGACCAGGTGGACAAGGTTTCCCAGGATTGATTCTGGGTATCGTAGTATCATTTGTTGTTTCGGCCGTACTGACGTACATCATGGGCTTTAAAGATCCGGTTGAAGAAGAAGAAACAAAATCCGATTCTACGTCATCTGCTCAGCAACCTGCCCGTACAATGAATGCTTCAGACGAAGAAGTATTTAGCCCAATTCAGGGAACGATTGTGGAATTGTCGGAAGTTCCAGATCCGGCATTTGCATCAGGAGCAATGGGTAAAGGGATTGCGATTGAGCCAGCTGTGGGCAGAGTGGTAGCGCCTTTTGACGGTACAGTTACCGTTGCATTCAAGAAAAAACATGCCTTGGCTGTAGTATCAGACACCGGTGCTGAAATTTTGGTTCACGTGGGTGTTGATACTGTTAAATTGGATGGGCAGCATTTTGTCTCTCATATCAAGGAAGGGGACAGGGTCCAAGCGGGAGATCTGTTGCTTGAGTTCGATATTGCACAGATTAAGGCTGCTGGGTACCACACCGTAACGCCGATTATAGTCACGAATTCCGCCAACTACGAGGAAGTCATTCCGCAGGCTACAGGTCAGGTTGATAGCCAGGAACTTCTATTGAAGTTGAACAGTGGAAAGGGAGAGTAA
- a CDS encoding Msr family ABC-F type ribosomal protection protein, translated as MEKICFELEQVEMTFMDKAVLSIERLVVHQLDRIGIVGGNGQGKSTLLKLIAGQIQPTAGKVKRYAEFGYLEQVEPPQPNENLEVDGALLSKLAVPQHDKTWSGGEQTRLKLAQMFTHHHEVLLLDEPTTHLDQEGITFLLDELRYYYGAIVLISHDRAVLDELVTTIWEIHQGEVHVYSGNYSDYQAQKRQEREQQNQAHEQFSKEKRRLELAAREKMKKAEKITQAGSMSKKESKAKANRMFETKSKGTSQKAVHRAAKAIEQRMQQLQEVSAVQQDRPIIFRQPKTLELHNRFPIMADRLTLEVGGNILLQDVSFQIPLKQKIAITGANGSGKSTLLNHVFHAGDQITMSPKAKLGYFQQMSYRFTTKETVLQFLKNRSEYEESELRSALHAMQFTGNDLLKSVGTLSGGEAIRLQLCHLFLGQYNILLLDEPTNFLDMHALEALERFIKAYEGTILYVSHDQRFIEHTADQQFQITERQLIQVNI; from the coding sequence ATGGAAAAGATATGTTTTGAATTAGAGCAGGTTGAGATGACCTTTATGGATAAAGCAGTATTGAGCATTGAGCGACTGGTCGTGCATCAACTGGATCGCATCGGTATAGTGGGTGGTAATGGTCAGGGTAAAAGTACGTTGTTGAAACTCATTGCGGGACAGATCCAGCCGACAGCCGGAAAAGTAAAACGTTACGCAGAGTTTGGTTATTTGGAACAAGTGGAACCTCCCCAGCCTAACGAAAATCTGGAAGTTGACGGCGCTTTACTCAGCAAATTAGCGGTGCCTCAACATGATAAGACATGGAGTGGAGGAGAACAAACCCGTCTTAAACTGGCTCAGATGTTCACTCATCACCACGAAGTATTGTTGCTGGATGAACCAACAACCCATCTGGACCAAGAGGGCATTACATTTTTACTGGATGAATTGCGTTATTACTATGGGGCAATCGTGTTGATCAGTCATGATCGTGCGGTTCTGGATGAGCTGGTAACCACGATCTGGGAAATTCATCAGGGGGAGGTTCACGTATATTCCGGCAACTATAGCGACTATCAGGCACAGAAAAGGCAGGAGCGTGAACAGCAGAACCAGGCCCACGAACAATTTTCGAAGGAGAAAAGAAGATTGGAACTGGCCGCCCGGGAGAAAATGAAGAAAGCCGAGAAAATAACACAGGCCGGAAGCATGTCCAAAAAAGAATCCAAGGCCAAAGCAAATCGTATGTTTGAGACGAAATCCAAAGGTACCAGTCAAAAAGCAGTGCATCGTGCTGCTAAAGCGATTGAACAACGAATGCAACAACTTCAAGAGGTGAGTGCGGTACAGCAGGATCGGCCAATTATCTTCCGTCAGCCGAAGACATTGGAGCTGCACAACCGATTTCCAATTATGGCAGATCGCCTTACGCTTGAGGTGGGAGGAAACATATTGTTGCAGGATGTAAGTTTTCAAATTCCACTAAAACAAAAAATAGCGATAACCGGAGCCAATGGCAGCGGTAAAAGCACATTGCTTAACCATGTTTTCCATGCTGGAGATCAGATCACGATGTCTCCAAAAGCAAAGCTTGGTTATTTTCAGCAAATGAGTTATCGTTTCACGACGAAAGAGACGGTATTACAATTCCTGAAAAATCGTTCGGAATATGAGGAATCGGAACTAAGAAGTGCATTGCACGCAATGCAGTTTACAGGGAATGACTTGCTCAAGAGTGTTGGGACATTAAGTGGAGGGGAAGCGATTCGTCTTCAATTATGTCATTTGTTTCTTGGACAATATAACATTCTATTGTTGGATGAGCCGACGAATTTTCTGGATATGCATGCATTGGAAGCGTTGGAGCGTTTTATCAAGGCGTATGAAGGAACGATTCTTTATGTATCTCATGATCAGAGGTTTATTGAACATACAGCGGATCAACAATTTCAGATTACAGAGCGTCAATTAATTCAGGTGAATATATAA
- a CDS encoding biotin transporter BioY, protein MKLSLRGIVFSALMAAILVLFGYISIPIGFSPVPITLQTLAVMLAGGLLGPLYGFLSVTMVVLLTALGFPLLHGTGGLAVLLGPTGGYVMMWPISALLIGLLLARINIKGITGFILAFIIFELFGSLLVYVSGVPWLAYAYKMDLPEAMIQGFYPYIIGDLIKAVFATIIIAPVRMVFPPQRLTGNMHSTVVKAES, encoded by the coding sequence ATGAAATTATCTTTACGAGGCATTGTATTCAGCGCACTTATGGCCGCAATATTAGTACTTTTTGGTTACATAAGCATTCCTATTGGATTCTCCCCTGTACCGATAACATTACAAACCTTGGCTGTCATGTTGGCTGGAGGATTGCTTGGCCCACTATATGGTTTCCTAAGCGTTACGATGGTTGTTTTGCTTACTGCTCTTGGTTTCCCTTTACTTCACGGGACCGGAGGGCTAGCCGTGCTTCTTGGGCCTACCGGAGGGTATGTGATGATGTGGCCAATCTCCGCATTATTGATCGGACTGCTCCTTGCACGTATCAACATCAAAGGTATCACAGGATTTATTCTCGCTTTTATTATATTCGAACTATTTGGTTCACTACTCGTATATGTATCGGGTGTCCCTTGGCTTGCTTATGCTTACAAAATGGACCTGCCTGAGGCTATGATTCAAGGATTTTATCCTTACATTATTGGGGATCTGATCAAAGCTGTATTTGCCACGATCATCATCGCACCAGTTCGCATGGTTTTCCCACCTCAACGTCTCACAGGTAACATGCATTCAACAGTTGTAAAAGCGGAGTCCTAA
- a CDS encoding ATP-binding cassette domain-containing protein has translation MQDNLPIITLEDVRVHYASEDGQVRKALDGVSFTLHQGEWISIVGANGSGKSTLAGLLIGFIPLSGGVRNISDELTVRGVLQQPDAQVLGDTIEEEFHYALSPFMNTVEEQSEQRKDALHTVGLQYPPDMAISQLSGGQKQLLNIAVALAAKPDVLILDEPTAMLDPGARDRIEATVQKITQRGTTVIWITHHLEEATLCDRIIAIDRGRCVYDGKPESFFYETETNEKTILKKVQLSPCERLGLDPPFSVKTALLLKQKGMRLEAMPLRPEQLAKEVASWRSN, from the coding sequence ATGCAAGACAACCTGCCTATCATTACATTAGAAGATGTCCGAGTGCATTATGCTTCCGAAGATGGTCAAGTGAGGAAAGCGCTGGATGGTGTCTCCTTTACGCTTCATCAAGGAGAATGGATTAGTATTGTTGGTGCGAATGGCAGTGGGAAAAGTACGCTTGCCGGGCTACTCATCGGATTCATTCCACTATCGGGAGGGGTGCGGAACATCTCAGATGAACTTACCGTTCGAGGGGTATTGCAGCAACCGGATGCACAGGTATTGGGGGACACGATTGAAGAGGAATTTCATTATGCATTGTCACCATTCATGAATACTGTAGAAGAACAATCGGAGCAAAGGAAGGACGCATTACATACCGTAGGACTTCAATATCCCCCGGATATGGCCATCTCACAGTTATCTGGTGGACAGAAACAACTGCTTAATATTGCCGTAGCGCTCGCGGCCAAACCAGACGTATTGATTCTGGATGAGCCAACAGCCATGCTTGATCCCGGAGCAAGAGACCGCATTGAGGCCACCGTTCAGAAGATCACCCAGCGAGGGACAACGGTAATCTGGATTACGCATCATCTGGAAGAAGCAACCTTGTGTGATCGAATTATTGCTATTGACCGAGGGCGTTGTGTGTACGACGGGAAACCTGAATCCTTTTTCTATGAAACAGAGACGAATGAGAAGACTATTCTGAAAAAAGTGCAGCTATCTCCCTGTGAACGATTAGGGCTGGACCCTCCGTTCTCTGTAAAGACTGCGTTATTGCTCAAGCAAAAAGGCATGAGGCTAGAAGCCATGCCACTAAGGCCCGAACAATTGGCTAAGGAGGTCGCAAGTTGGAGATCGAATTAA
- a CDS encoding ATP-binding cassette domain-containing protein — protein MEIELTNIRIEGSESSKRALLEDINIQLNSGEITLLLGCTGSGKTTLLQTLAGLKPPDAGSITIDRMPFWKEGKVKQSILLQMGLVFQFPEQQLFARNIQREFIYSLRPYRLSESQQQEQITKAVNQWDPPVSPALERRFHLDRSPFALSGGEKRRLGLALGIATNPHWLLLDEPSAGLEAQSVGLLLDALEQHRQTGGGCVVATHDLDTFLPCADRVLLLQEGRLIGDLTPRELHDRPELLEQTVIGLPPSMRLAQQMRAAGLDLPFTGMTPEEMAESIIQSTFVEVEVHNESKAALGAAITVTESDDVIENIEGANPKLLPNTLTHSGGLYGVMDPRLKWILYILLVTAAMLQQRWLGLTLTLVPVVAALAVLPRQTLAGCMKLMKPLLFFFIISTALSGTTLSTEGGGLHFGFSLMQAEGTLLNVYRLFIVTLASLWFSLTTPYGRMVEGLNWVLGIGKKIRLPVASFALAVSLIFRFIPMIWSEWQRFSLIVRARGKVALRPNTVRIRDLGPMVIPLLMALFQRAEDMTIAMEMRKVREHSMLGARSSLLVWSKRDTWISMAGLIGFVLLLWIR, from the coding sequence TTGGAGATCGAATTAACCAATATACGCATAGAAGGATCGGAATCGAGCAAACGTGCACTGCTTGAAGATATAAATATTCAGTTGAACAGTGGGGAAATCACGTTGCTGCTGGGCTGTACGGGTTCAGGAAAAACGACTTTACTACAGACGCTGGCTGGCCTGAAACCTCCAGATGCAGGCAGTATTACGATAGATCGCATGCCTTTCTGGAAAGAAGGAAAAGTGAAACAGTCGATTTTATTGCAAATGGGTCTGGTATTTCAATTTCCGGAACAACAACTGTTTGCCCGAAATATTCAGCGAGAATTCATATATTCCCTGCGTCCTTATCGACTCTCCGAGAGCCAGCAACAAGAGCAGATTACGAAAGCAGTGAACCAATGGGACCCGCCAGTATCTCCGGCGTTGGAACGACGTTTTCATCTGGACAGGTCGCCATTTGCTCTAAGTGGGGGAGAGAAGCGCAGACTAGGTCTTGCTCTTGGCATTGCGACTAACCCACACTGGCTGTTGCTGGATGAGCCGAGCGCCGGATTGGAAGCGCAAAGTGTCGGGCTTTTGCTGGATGCATTGGAGCAACATCGTCAGACAGGTGGTGGGTGCGTGGTAGCAACCCATGATCTGGATACATTTTTGCCTTGTGCGGATCGGGTATTGTTATTGCAGGAAGGTCGCCTAATAGGCGATCTTACGCCGCGAGAACTTCACGATAGGCCTGAATTGCTGGAGCAGACAGTTATCGGGCTGCCACCTTCGATGCGATTAGCACAGCAGATGAGGGCTGCGGGTCTTGATCTGCCTTTTACCGGGATGACGCCAGAAGAGATGGCTGAAAGTATAATTCAGTCTACGTTCGTTGAGGTGGAAGTTCACAACGAATCAAAAGCGGCATTGGGAGCAGCAATTACGGTGACAGAGAGTGACGATGTGATTGAGAATATAGAAGGGGCCAATCCAAAGCTTCTTCCAAACACTTTGACTCATTCAGGTGGACTATATGGCGTGATGGACCCGCGTCTGAAATGGATTTTGTATATTTTGCTTGTCACCGCAGCGATGCTGCAACAGCGCTGGTTGGGATTAACGTTAACACTGGTGCCGGTCGTGGCCGCGCTTGCTGTGCTTCCGCGTCAGACTTTAGCTGGTTGTATGAAGTTAATGAAGCCACTGTTATTTTTTTTCATCATATCAACGGCGCTATCTGGAACAACCCTTTCAACAGAGGGAGGAGGTCTGCACTTTGGCTTTTCCCTGATGCAGGCAGAGGGCACTTTGCTGAATGTGTATCGTTTGTTTATCGTCACGTTGGCAAGTTTATGGTTTTCACTGACGACGCCTTATGGGCGAATGGTAGAAGGACTGAACTGGGTACTCGGGATCGGTAAAAAGATCAGACTGCCCGTAGCTTCGTTTGCTCTTGCTGTATCGTTAATCTTTCGATTTATCCCGATGATCTGGAGTGAATGGCAGCGTTTCTCACTGATCGTACGGGCACGTGGAAAGGTCGCTTTAAGACCAAATACCGTGCGGATTCGTGACTTGGGTCCGATGGTGATTCCCTTGTTAATGGCGCTGTTCCAACGTGCAGAGGATATGACCATTGCGATGGAAATGCGTAAAGTTAGAGAACATTCTATGCTTGGCGCACGTTCTTCGTTATTGGTATGGTCCAAGCGTGATACCTGGATTAGCATGGCTGGCCTCATTGGTTTTGTACTATTATTATGGATTCGCTAA
- a CDS encoding NUDIX hydrolase: protein MEQDYIKYVRSFVGNSKVIMVVSGAIVFDKAGRILLQKRSDNGFWGFPGGFMELGESVEETAKREVYEETGLILNSLDLFSIYSGPQYEVVYDNGDEVALVQVMFKSKDFSGTIKESEESIETRFFDIHSIPEHFLSTHKQIIEDLKSRKMNFKVGD, encoded by the coding sequence ATGGAGCAAGACTATATTAAGTATGTGAGGTCATTTGTTGGTAATTCCAAAGTGATCATGGTGGTTTCAGGAGCAATCGTCTTCGATAAGGCTGGAAGAATCCTATTGCAGAAACGGTCGGATAATGGATTCTGGGGATTTCCCGGTGGTTTTATGGAGCTGGGAGAAAGCGTCGAGGAGACAGCCAAGAGAGAAGTTTACGAAGAAACTGGTCTAATACTGAACTCCTTGGATTTATTCTCGATATATTCTGGGCCCCAGTACGAAGTGGTTTATGATAATGGAGATGAAGTTGCATTAGTGCAGGTGATGTTTAAAAGCAAAGATTTTTCTGGAACTATAAAAGAAAGTGAAGAATCCATAGAAACAAGATTTTTTGATATACATTCTATACCAGAACATTTTTTATCTACGCATAAGCAAATTATAGAAGATCTAAAAAGCCGTAAGATGAATTTTAAAGTTGGAGATTAA
- a CDS encoding GNAT family N-acetyltransferase — MREIDYSQYFWQDDKVRLRAIREEDWEDHYYNRFDTPARRLLECAVELPPTHVEAKNFTENFSDFSLAKGRIMFTIVNMDGENVGGVNLNSIDERNGTFSIGIQIDRDHRGKGYGTRSVRILLNYAFFERRLNKFNDYVLQGNEPSAAMMRKLGCVQEGVRRQVIYMDGKYQDLILFGLTKDEFMAKEGLV; from the coding sequence ATGAGAGAGATCGATTATAGTCAATATTTCTGGCAGGATGATAAGGTCAGATTGCGTGCTATACGTGAGGAAGATTGGGAAGATCATTATTATAACCGATTTGATACACCTGCTCGTCGGTTATTGGAGTGTGCAGTAGAGTTACCGCCAACCCATGTCGAAGCGAAGAATTTCACGGAAAACTTCTCTGATTTTTCTTTAGCCAAAGGACGGATCATGTTTACCATTGTAAATATGGATGGTGAGAATGTCGGAGGTGTGAACCTGAACAGCATTGATGAAAGGAACGGTACCTTTAGCATTGGCATTCAAATTGACAGGGATCATCGAGGAAAAGGATACGGAACCAGATCTGTTCGAATCTTGCTGAACTATGCCTTCTTTGAGCGAAGGCTCAATAAATTTAATGATTATGTACTCCAAGGAAATGAACCTTCCGCAGCGATGATGAGAAAACTTGGATGTGTTCAGGAAGGTGTGCGCCGCCAGGTGATCTATATGGATGGAAAATACCAGGATCTGATCCTCTTTGGATTAACCAAAGATGAGTTTATGGCAAAAGAAGGGCTTGTTTGA
- a CDS encoding GNAT family N-acetyltransferase, with translation MKQTILSDELIIDCKDIYLREYRLEDLEKLQEITWQPEVYEFLPGWNATMEERTLWLTEYEIPENQRFKQAVMAGGNIGELYLRMAIVLKENDEFIGWCCSGIKDELPAPNREIMYGISKHFRNRGYTTQAVKGMTQYLFEHTNVEILNAIALITNQASNKVIQKCNFERLNLIEIEDEPYIHYQLCKREGLF, from the coding sequence ATGAAACAAACCATTTTAAGTGATGAATTAATCATTGATTGCAAGGATATTTATTTGCGCGAGTATCGACTCGAGGATTTGGAGAAACTGCAAGAAATTACGTGGCAACCTGAGGTGTATGAATTCTTACCGGGATGGAACGCTACAATGGAAGAGAGGACCCTGTGGCTCACCGAATATGAAATTCCTGAGAATCAGCGTTTTAAACAAGCTGTGATGGCGGGAGGCAATATTGGAGAGTTATATTTACGTATGGCTATCGTACTTAAAGAGAATGATGAGTTCATAGGATGGTGCTGCTCAGGGATCAAGGACGAACTGCCAGCACCCAATCGGGAGATTATGTACGGTATTTCGAAACACTTCAGGAATCGTGGCTATACAACGCAGGCAGTAAAAGGGATGACACAGTATTTGTTTGAACATACAAACGTTGAAATATTAAATGCCATCGCTTTGATTACCAATCAAGCATCCAATAAGGTGATACAGAAATGTAACTTTGAACGGTTAAATTTGATCGAGATCGAGGATGAACCCTATATCCATTATCAACTGTGTAAGCGCGAAGGTCTTTTTTGA
- a CDS encoding MerR family transcriptional regulator: MLTIGEVAKKVEISIGAIRFYERKGLLKPAARNEQNNRLYLEDDLNWLVFIKCLRETGMSVEDIKKYYDQVNEGTSTLKERTKLIEDQKQKLLNDIEEKKAQLVHLDNKLERYYRGENF; this comes from the coding sequence ATGTTAACGATTGGAGAAGTAGCGAAAAAAGTTGAGATTTCAATTGGAGCGATCCGCTTTTATGAAAGAAAGGGACTCTTGAAACCTGCTGCACGAAATGAGCAGAATAACCGTCTTTATTTGGAGGATGATCTGAACTGGCTGGTTTTTATCAAATGCCTTCGTGAAACGGGGATGAGTGTGGAAGACATCAAAAAGTATTATGATCAGGTCAATGAAGGAACCTCCACCCTGAAGGAAAGAACCAAGCTGATTGAGGATCAAAAGCAAAAGTTGCTGAATGATATCGAGGAGAAAAAAGCGCAGCTTGTTCATTTGGATAACAAACTGGAGCGCTATTATCGAGGAGAAAATTTTTAA
- a CDS encoding SDR family NAD(P)-dependent oxidoreductase — protein sequence MKKTVFVTGANKGIGYEIVKQLGEAGWKVILGARSVERGERAVSELTSRGLDVEFVQIDMCDSKSIEQAADTIQKTYPAINLLINNAGMPGAFSHSFTDTKEEDLRNAFEVNFFGTFRLNQRLFPLIKDNEGTIINVSTDMASLDHMQNAEFTLNAFDYNSSKTANSAMTLSMAYEVKNSRAQVFAVTPGFTSTDLNGNAEGGKSKEAGAAIIVRYATDGKRHNGEFLDDNGVYPW from the coding sequence ATGAAAAAGACTGTCTTTGTAACCGGAGCAAATAAAGGAATTGGATATGAAATCGTAAAACAGTTGGGTGAAGCAGGTTGGAAAGTTATCCTTGGCGCACGTAGTGTTGAACGGGGTGAAAGAGCTGTTTCCGAGTTAACTTCCAGGGGATTAGACGTAGAATTTGTACAGATCGACATGTGCGACTCGAAGAGCATTGAGCAGGCAGCCGATACGATTCAGAAGACTTATCCTGCAATAAACCTTTTGATCAATAACGCGGGTATGCCGGGTGCTTTCTCTCATTCCTTCACGGATACAAAAGAGGAAGATCTGCGGAACGCCTTTGAAGTGAACTTTTTCGGTACCTTCCGTTTGAATCAGCGATTGTTCCCGTTAATCAAAGACAATGAAGGCACAATTATTAATGTATCAACCGACATGGCTTCTCTGGACCATATGCAAAATGCGGAATTTACTTTAAATGCCTTCGACTATAACTCATCCAAAACGGCCAACAGTGCCATGACACTTTCGATGGCTTATGAAGTCAAAAACAGCAGGGCGCAAGTCTTTGCGGTAACGCCCGGATTCACATCAACAGATCTTAATGGCAATGCCGAAGGCGGTAAATCAAAAGAAGCCGGCGCTGCGATTATCGTGCGTTATGCGACGGATGGCAAACGCCATAACGGAGAATTCCTAGATGATAATGGCGTGTACCCTTGGTAA